A part of Leptotrichia hongkongensis genomic DNA contains:
- a CDS encoding UvrD-helicase domain-containing protein, with translation MMKINNGNDNKQNKIILKASAGTGKTYRLSLEYIANLIRGVNYKNIVVMTFTKKATAEIKERIYDFLYQIAFEKYDWIGLKDSLKELYGFSASEILKENLQNVYFEMIKNKDEIRIYTIDGFTNRIFKNTIAPYFGIYNYEIIDKEEDEFYNDILIKIIGNSYYFEKFKFILNEEKDRKNISTYVKIVKSLLDMQEKFLLAGDNYKEANLILKNNKSSRSFVENFENIFENVKKIAEIKGKTATEILSVKFTDVFKKFEELNQDSFDTSSVQHKKIELILEKSDDIFGTGNIWDGGKTRGKDVKELLDEMKEEQDILREKVSNYIFNEEVLPTDKKIKELAKIIFDIAEHTKLSTKRFTHTDISTYTYKFIFDKELGFVKTDNNNSSTVTEDFLELIGGQIDTIMIDEFQDTSILQWKILELLLSSAKNIICVGDEKQSIYNWRGGEKELFENLENLIGGNVQNLKKSYRSYKQIIENVNKIFTNYNENWKYTNSLYRDDEDYQRGYFGYYFQERKSRYNEDEEKPEKAYEEMIRNLKEGKIQNFGKSCIICRGNRELSEITTRLNEEKIPFTLESNSSILDYRAVKPLYKLIKFFVYHNFIYLLEFMRSDLIGCLNDHVKYLVENKELIEKYITKNIKLSSKNLKSKNSFEYFVENLENFEKKQNLLEYKNINFMERNGLLFSEILEKIKELYKLSINLNDKYAKENFSKKIIQDFGVTSFYSTNSDIKNIFQFFNILKEFDNLYEFVVHIEDEKDNLKQISSSDENAINLMTIHKSKGLEFDTIIYYRKGKTGGNNFKTFETYFDYDENFTNVTNFLITFSKYAKNVKNIKEYGIIAEKNVQKEKMEEINADYVALTRAKKNLLLYFEAYITKNGYSDDLIKKLIDVYDENTEFGIGEITETERKIVSNSENLKENAKLEENKINNKILKTYFSDDKFKIKKSSITLEKEFKRKKGLAMHYYFEHILNNLKNDKLIAKSALLSRYGNMLGKKIVEELIVRMEKFIEKNSDIYNEKYKVYTEFEIYDSEGRKRIIDRINIDEENKKIYIYDYKTGFEPETNEKYQEQINEYRDILSKKVSADYEIDVKLLEV, from the coding sequence ATGATGAAAATAAATAACGGAAATGATAATAAACAAAATAAGATTATTTTGAAGGCAAGTGCAGGAACTGGAAAAACTTATAGGTTATCGCTGGAATATATTGCAAACTTAATAAGAGGCGTAAATTATAAAAACATCGTTGTAATGACTTTTACGAAAAAGGCTACTGCGGAAATTAAGGAGCGGATTTACGACTTTCTGTATCAGATTGCGTTTGAAAAATATGACTGGATAGGATTGAAAGACAGTCTAAAAGAACTTTATGGATTTTCTGCCAGCGAAATACTAAAGGAAAATTTACAAAATGTATATTTTGAAATGATAAAAAATAAGGATGAAATCAGGATTTACACGATTGACGGATTTACAAACAGAATTTTTAAAAATACTATTGCTCCATATTTTGGTATTTACAATTATGAAATAATTGACAAGGAAGAAGATGAGTTTTACAATGATATTTTGATAAAAATAATTGGAAATAGCTATTATTTTGAAAAATTTAAGTTTATATTGAATGAGGAAAAAGACAGAAAAAATATTTCAACTTATGTGAAAATTGTGAAATCGTTATTGGATATGCAGGAGAAATTTTTACTGGCTGGTGATAACTACAAGGAAGCAAATTTAATTTTAAAAAATAATAAATCAAGTAGAAGTTTTGTAGAGAATTTTGAAAATATTTTTGAAAATGTGAAAAAAATTGCTGAGATAAAAGGAAAAACTGCTACTGAAATATTAAGTGTGAAATTTACTGATGTTTTCAAAAAGTTTGAGGAATTGAATCAAGATAGTTTTGATACATCTAGTGTTCAACATAAAAAAATTGAGTTAATATTAGAGAAATCTGATGATATTTTTGGTACAGGAAATATTTGGGATGGTGGAAAAACTCGTGGGAAAGATGTTAAGGAGCTACTGGATGAAATGAAGGAAGAGCAGGATATTTTGCGAGAAAAAGTTTCAAATTATATTTTTAATGAGGAAGTATTGCCAACTGACAAAAAAATAAAGGAATTGGCAAAAATTATATTCGATATTGCAGAACATACGAAATTAAGTACAAAAAGATTTACTCACACTGATATCTCCACGTATACATATAAGTTTATTTTTGACAAGGAATTAGGATTTGTGAAGACTGATAATAACAATAGCAGCACAGTTACGGAGGATTTTCTGGAACTTATCGGTGGGCAGATTGATACGATTATGATTGATGAGTTTCAGGATACGAGTATTTTGCAGTGGAAAATTTTAGAATTACTACTTTCAAGTGCCAAAAATATTATTTGTGTTGGCGATGAAAAACAGAGTATTTATAATTGGCGTGGCGGAGAAAAGGAACTTTTTGAAAATTTAGAAAATTTAATTGGCGGAAATGTTCAGAATCTGAAAAAATCCTATCGAAGCTACAAGCAGATTATCGAAAATGTGAATAAAATTTTTACTAATTATAATGAAAACTGGAAATATACAAATTCGTTGTATCGTGATGACGAGGATTATCAGAGAGGATATTTTGGATATTATTTTCAGGAAAGAAAGTCTAGATATAATGAAGACGAGGAAAAGCCTGAAAAAGCGTATGAGGAAATGATACGAAACTTGAAGGAAGGAAAAATTCAGAATTTTGGGAAAAGCTGTATAATATGCCGTGGAAATAGGGAACTTTCAGAAATTACAACAAGATTAAATGAAGAAAAAATTCCGTTTACGCTTGAAAGCAACTCTTCGATTCTGGATTACAGAGCTGTTAAACCGCTGTATAAGCTGATAAAATTTTTTGTTTATCATAATTTTATTTATTTATTGGAATTTATGCGAAGTGATTTGATTGGCTGCCTAAATGATCACGTAAAATATTTGGTAGAAAATAAGGAATTAATTGAAAAATATATTACAAAAAATATTAAGTTATCTAGTAAAAATTTGAAAAGTAAAAACAGTTTTGAATATTTTGTAGAAAACTTGGAAAATTTTGAAAAAAAACAAAATTTGCTGGAATATAAAAATATTAATTTTATGGAAAGAAATGGACTTTTGTTTTCTGAAATTTTGGAAAAAATAAAGGAACTTTACAAACTTTCAATTAATTTGAATGATAAATATGCAAAAGAAAACTTTTCAAAAAAAATTATTCAAGATTTTGGCGTAACAAGTTTTTATTCAACAAACAGCGATATAAAAAATATTTTTCAATTTTTCAATATTCTAAAGGAATTTGACAACCTTTACGAATTTGTTGTACATATTGAAGATGAAAAGGATAATTTGAAGCAAATAAGCAGTTCGGATGAAAACGCCATAAATTTGATGACGATTCACAAATCCAAAGGATTGGAATTTGACACGATAATCTATTATCGAAAAGGAAAAACTGGCGGAAATAATTTTAAAACTTTTGAAACATATTTTGATTACGATGAAAATTTTACAAATGTAACTAATTTTTTAATAACATTTTCAAAATATGCTAAAAATGTGAAAAATATAAAAGAATACGGAATAATCGCTGAAAAAAATGTCCAAAAAGAAAAGATGGAAGAAATAAATGCCGATTATGTCGCTTTGACACGTGCTAAAAAAAATCTGCTATTGTACTTTGAGGCTTATATAACAAAAAATGGCTATTCAGATGATTTAATTAAGAAATTAATTGATGTTTACGATGAAAACACAGAATTTGGAATTGGAGAAATTACTGAAACAGAAAGAAAAATTGTGTCAAATTCTGAAAATTTAAAAGAAAATGCTAAATTGGAAGAAAATAAAATAAATAATAAAATATTAAAAACTTATTTTTCTGATGATAAATTTAAAATAAAAAAATCAAGTATAACTTTGGAAAAGGAATTTAAACGTAAAAAAGGGCTTGCAATGCACTATTACTTTGAACATATTTTAAATAATCTGAAAAATGATAAATTAATTGCAAAATCTGCACTTTTAAGCCGATATGGAAATATGCTTGGGAAAAAGATTGTAGAAGAATTAATTGTCCGAATGGAAAAATTTATTGAAAAAAACAGCGATATTTATAATGAGAAATACAAAGTTTATACAGAATTTGAAATTTACGACTCTGAAGGAAGAAAGCGTATCATTGATAGAATTAACATTGATGAGGAAAATAAGAAAATCTATATTTATGATTACAAAACTGGATTTGAGCCTGAAACGAATGAGAAATATCAGGAACAGATTAATGAGTATAGGGATATTTTAAGCAAAAAAGTTTCAGCAGATTATGAAATTGATGTGAAATTATTGGAAGTTTAG
- a CDS encoding PD-(D/E)XK nuclease family protein, producing the protein MKISYKGIGSDLKNILFKEFEKNENTLFVFENSASFFEIKREFLQNEEMQQKLGIFQNFKMMNSYDFYENVFVTDKIVVKEEKQVVLFYNALTEKLKKDMKVNNYYDIIDVAYNYYNLFAELQEYKIDLEKIELEKWQVETFGTLVEIDNEMKKVVQQKGLILPYMLRNVENISDNFLKKFSKICFVNKVKITPFEKELIGEIENRGIAVENILQLSENDFNEEKLKIKDSFSLPEKNEFLEKFATNIEIFEYENKFSQVLGLVKKLDESENDEKIKNRVNYKIYDLQENGEDGKKDYQLLRQEKISSNLELTMKKTKIYKILELICNILENVKIVEKKLENNERFENIEKKDEKDFGNDLRIRMKDLYSGFKSDDFLRIFGLKKSYDFFMEFVEQDYRYMSKNEIFRILENQNGKFSRNLKDVEAAGIINFIDEIEKIFEYQTLGEYGNYLEKIFERSGEMDKNVRDKYFEALSEMVVLEDFSFDNLWKGFFNENGISASLLKLFLKYLDKKAISLNLEETDEQDSENVSRYSINSFSAISETQKENLIFLNIQDTFPKININNYLFTKIQRAKMGLPVSDDEKQIEIFKFYQNILGSKNVYLSYVKNLDENIDSAGVVEEIKLKYAIEAQKNKIDENDELNFIKKYFLENVEKSWESREIGKFIPSKLKKDLDKIKAEKVSLGYYSFEEMQNFEYGYYLKKMIGNTEVEKIEDKVDNLMFGNIIHGLYEKIVMENKEMLEKGKFVINNEEIRKILKSILNSFEYKIPKEYLEFYKKVSFEEIVKSVEKILTKLMKTLENEEEIEIYSEERIKLKSEKEIYENIFINGMIDLHIKLKNKEILYDYKSGILKNKKGEEKKEKVVNAFKQLDYYSVMLPEKNVQEIERFVVDVWDGDIIGDTREKEEEFLSEKNIREVVKKYYETDYYDIGDVKDVQNYTYQTFKDVCRREDELNDENK; encoded by the coding sequence ATGAAAATTAGTTATAAAGGGATTGGCTCTGATTTAAAGAATATATTGTTTAAAGAGTTTGAAAAGAATGAAAATACGCTTTTTGTATTTGAAAATTCGGCTTCGTTTTTTGAGATAAAAAGGGAATTTTTACAGAATGAGGAAATGCAGCAGAAATTGGGAATTTTTCAAAATTTTAAGATGATGAACAGTTATGATTTTTATGAGAATGTATTTGTTACTGATAAAATTGTGGTAAAAGAAGAAAAACAGGTTGTGCTGTTTTACAATGCTTTGACTGAGAAACTGAAAAAGGATATGAAAGTAAATAACTATTATGATATTATTGATGTTGCCTATAATTACTACAATTTATTTGCAGAATTGCAGGAATATAAGATTGATCTGGAAAAAATTGAGCTGGAGAAATGGCAAGTTGAAACTTTTGGAACTTTGGTTGAGATTGATAATGAGATGAAAAAAGTTGTGCAGCAGAAAGGGCTTATTTTACCATATATGCTTAGAAATGTGGAAAATATTTCGGACAATTTTTTGAAGAAGTTTTCTAAAATTTGCTTTGTGAATAAAGTTAAAATTACTCCATTTGAAAAGGAGTTAATTGGAGAAATTGAAAACAGAGGGATTGCTGTAGAAAATATTTTGCAGCTTTCGGAAAATGATTTTAATGAGGAAAAGTTAAAAATAAAGGATAGTTTTTCATTGCCTGAGAAAAATGAGTTTTTGGAAAAATTTGCGACAAATATTGAGATTTTTGAGTATGAAAATAAATTTTCACAGGTTTTAGGGCTTGTAAAAAAACTGGATGAGAGTGAAAATGATGAAAAAATCAAAAATAGAGTAAATTATAAAATTTATGATTTGCAGGAGAATGGAGAAGATGGAAAAAAAGATTATCAGCTTTTAAGGCAGGAAAAGATTTCTTCAAATTTGGAACTTACAATGAAGAAAACAAAGATTTACAAAATATTAGAATTAATTTGTAATATTTTGGAAAATGTAAAAATTGTTGAAAAAAAATTGGAAAATAATGAGAGATTTGAAAATATTGAAAAAAAAGATGAAAAAGATTTTGGGAATGATTTAAGAATTAGAATGAAAGATTTGTATTCTGGATTTAAATCTGACGATTTTCTAAGAATTTTTGGCTTAAAAAAGTCGTATGATTTTTTTATGGAATTTGTGGAACAAGATTATAGATATATGTCAAAAAATGAAATTTTCAGAATTCTGGAAAATCAAAATGGAAAATTTTCTAGAAATCTAAAAGATGTTGAAGCTGCTGGAATAATTAATTTTATTGATGAAATTGAAAAAATTTTTGAATATCAGACGCTTGGAGAATATGGAAATTATCTCGAAAAGATTTTTGAGAGAAGCGGAGAAATGGATAAGAATGTAAGAGATAAATATTTTGAGGCATTGTCGGAAATGGTAGTGCTGGAAGACTTTTCATTTGATAATCTCTGGAAAGGATTTTTTAATGAAAATGGGATTTCGGCAAGTTTATTGAAATTGTTTTTGAAATATTTGGATAAAAAGGCAATCAGCCTAAATCTTGAGGAAACCGATGAGCAGGACAGTGAAAATGTTTCAAGATATTCAATTAATTCATTTTCAGCAATTTCAGAAACACAAAAGGAAAATCTGATATTTCTTAATATTCAGGATACATTTCCCAAAATAAACATAAACAATTATTTATTTACAAAAATTCAACGTGCAAAAATGGGACTTCCTGTAAGTGATGATGAAAAGCAAATTGAGATTTTCAAATTTTATCAAAATATTTTAGGATCAAAAAATGTATATCTGTCTTATGTAAAAAATCTAGATGAAAATATAGATTCTGCTGGAGTTGTTGAGGAAATTAAGTTAAAATACGCAATAGAGGCACAAAAAAATAAAATAGATGAGAATGATGAACTGAACTTTATTAAGAAATACTTTTTGGAAAATGTGGAAAAGTCTTGGGAATCAAGAGAAATTGGAAAATTTATTCCATCGAAGCTGAAAAAGGATTTGGATAAAATTAAGGCTGAAAAAGTGAGTTTGGGGTATTATTCGTTTGAGGAGATGCAGAACTTTGAATATGGATATTATTTGAAAAAAATGATTGGAAATACAGAAGTTGAAAAAATTGAGGACAAAGTTGACAATCTGATGTTTGGAAATATTATTCACGGGCTTTATGAGAAAATTGTGATGGAAAACAAGGAGATGCTTGAGAAAGGAAAATTTGTTATAAATAACGAGGAAATTAGGAAAATATTGAAAAGTATTCTAAATTCGTTTGAATACAAAATTCCGAAAGAATATCTCGAATTTTATAAAAAAGTTTCGTTTGAGGAAATTGTAAAATCTGTTGAAAAAATATTGACAAAGTTAATGAAAACGTTGGAAAACGAAGAAGAAATCGAAATTTATTCAGAAGAAAGAATAAAACTGAAATCTGAAAAGGAAATTTATGAAAATATTTTTATAAATGGAATGATTGATTTACATATAAAATTGAAAAACAAGGAGATTTTGTATGACTATAAATCTGGTATTTTGAAAAATAAAAAAGGGGAGGAAAAGAAAGAGAAAGTCGTAAATGCTTTTAAACAGCTGGATTATTATTCTGTTATGCTGCCTGAAAAAAATGTTCAAGAAATAGAGAGATTTGTGGTAGATGTTTGGGACGGTGATATAATTGGGGATACAAGAGAAAAGGAAGAGGAATTTCTGAGTGAAAAGAATATTCGGGAAGTTGTAAAAAAATATTATGAAACTGACTACTATGATATTGGCGATGTAAAAGATGTACAAAATTACACTTATCAAACGTTTAAGGATGTATGCAGAAGGGAGGACGAATTAAATGATGAAAATAAATAA